The following coding sequences are from one Prochlorococcus sp. MIT 1314 window:
- the yedP gene encoding mannosyl-3-phosphoglycerate phosphatase-related protein YedP has protein sequence MIENSSLWVVTDVDGTLMDHSYDLTPAKETIKTLQKLSIPVILCTSKTASEVEVIRKQLNLKDPYIVENGAAIYGEYLEMVNGEIILGKKYELLEEILNFISKEIDYKLIPLNNLTDKEATQLTGLKGNSLNLMRDRHWSMPFLNPPSCLEEKINICCKKFEVDIYKGNRMSHLLSTNSNKGKAINALKKYSNIQKVEIIGLGDSPNDLPLLLNSDIRIVIPGIDGPNLNLLQKLKDFEFTLASEPNGYGWKNEINKLINKRELI, from the coding sequence ATGATTGAGAATTCTTCACTTTGGGTTGTTACAGACGTAGATGGTACATTAATGGATCACTCGTATGATTTAACACCTGCTAAAGAAACTATAAAAACACTACAAAAATTGTCAATTCCTGTAATTCTTTGTACAAGCAAGACAGCATCTGAAGTAGAGGTTATTAGAAAGCAACTAAATTTAAAGGATCCTTATATTGTTGAAAATGGTGCAGCGATATATGGTGAATATCTTGAAATGGTTAATGGAGAAATTATCCTTGGGAAAAAATACGAATTACTTGAAGAAATTTTAAACTTTATTTCTAAAGAAATTGATTACAAACTTATTCCACTTAATAATCTCACTGATAAAGAAGCGACTCAGCTTACAGGCTTAAAAGGCAATTCATTGAACTTAATGCGTGATAGGCATTGGAGTATGCCTTTTCTAAATCCTCCCAGTTGTTTAGAAGAAAAAATTAATATCTGTTGTAAAAAGTTTGAAGTTGATATTTACAAAGGAAACAGAATGAGTCATTTATTATCTACAAATTCGAATAAAGGAAAGGCAATTAATGCTCTTAAAAAATATTCAAATATTCAAAAAGTTGAAATTATAGGTTTGGGTGATTCTCCAAATGATTTGCCATTACTTTTAAATTCAGATATAAGGATTGTTATTCCGGGGATAGATGGACCTAACTTGAATTTACTTCAAAAATTAAAAGATTTTGAATTTACTTTGGCTTCTGAACCTAATGGATATGGTTGGAAAAATGAAATTAATAAATTGATAAATAAGAGAGAACTAATTTAG
- a CDS encoding kinase, with amino-acid sequence MEDLDINFSLDKFEKLIIDIGWESSEDWFNFWNNQKNILSIDQYWNNKVNDDWIWGLALPLLSQAYIFQKKFSDRKIIGISALPGTGKTTLGKWLEAISLKLNFKISVISIDDFYLPSDEMKLAIKNNPWNVSRGFPGSHSIKLMHEKLLNWKKNGELNVPVFDKSLRNGLGDRSHWRLDNPELLIIEGWFLGIEPSSSDVNHQHIISAELSPQESSYIGNIQSNLNKYLDVWSLIDNIWHLKPLKFEYMNTWKTNQEKEMLLQKGNALKDVKLNNFLRMLNVSIPHKSFDVINSYALLLIDQERNLLETRLNL; translated from the coding sequence ATGGAAGATTTAGATATTAATTTTTCTCTTGATAAATTTGAAAAATTAATTATTGATATTGGTTGGGAGTCCTCGGAAGATTGGTTCAATTTTTGGAATAATCAAAAAAATATTCTTTCAATTGATCAATATTGGAATAATAAAGTAAATGATGATTGGATTTGGGGTTTGGCTTTGCCTCTTTTATCTCAGGCTTACATATTTCAAAAGAAATTTTCTGATAGAAAAATAATTGGGATTTCAGCTCTCCCTGGTACAGGTAAAACAACATTAGGTAAATGGCTTGAAGCAATATCGTTAAAATTAAATTTCAAAATTTCTGTTATTTCAATAGATGATTTTTATCTCCCTTCAGATGAAATGAAATTAGCCATTAAGAATAATCCTTGGAATGTTTCAAGAGGTTTTCCTGGTAGTCATTCAATAAAATTAATGCATGAAAAATTATTAAATTGGAAAAAAAATGGAGAATTAAATGTACCTGTTTTCGACAAATCTTTAAGAAATGGATTAGGAGATAGATCCCATTGGAGGTTAGATAATCCTGAATTATTAATTATTGAGGGATGGTTTTTGGGAATAGAGCCTTCCTCTAGCGATGTTAATCACCAACATATAATTTCAGCAGAGTTGAGTCCTCAGGAATCTTCTTATATAGGTAATATTCAATCTAATTTAAATAAATATTTAGATGTTTGGAGTTTAATAGATAATATTTGGCACTTAAAACCTTTGAAATTTGAATATATGAATACTTGGAAAACAAATCAAGAAAAAGAAATGCTTTTACAGAAAGGAAACGCCCTTAAAGATGTAAAATTAAATAATTTTTTGAGAATGCTTAATGTTTCCATTCCTCATAAAAGTTTTGATGTTATAAATTCTTATGCGTTGTTATTAATTGATCAAGAAAGAAATTTACTTGAGACTAGATTAAATTTGTAG
- a CDS encoding DUF1830 domain-containing protein gives MVEFTYKNEGCRMVVLRCIGPTNFFLERVLFPTDILTFMAPNDSRVEIWGNELYGPKLEERIRVSSDNEDSSLVA, from the coding sequence ATGGTTGAGTTCACTTACAAAAATGAAGGTTGTAGAATGGTAGTCTTAAGATGTATTGGTCCAACAAATTTTTTTTTAGAGAGAGTATTGTTCCCGACTGACATTCTTACTTTTATGGCCCCAAACGACTCTAGAGTTGAAATCTGGGGAAATGAATTATATGGCCCTAAGTTGGAAGAAAGAATAAGAGTTTCATCTGATAATGAGGATTCGAGTTTAGTGGCCTAA